GTTTCTAAGCTTCCTATTTTGGGTGATCTTCCTCTGATTGGTTCGCTGTTTAGAAGAACAAACAGACAAAATCAGCGTCAGGAGGTAATTGTGCTACTCACACCTCAAATTATGGATGACTCTGAGAACTCGGCTTATGGCTATAATTACACCCCCAGCCCAGAGGTACGGCAAATGCTTGAGCGTCGTGGGTTGAATGCGCCGAGGCGATAAGTAGCCCTGGAACCCTGAGAAATCGCAGCTAGACAAACCAAGTCCGCCTGCGCGGACTAATAGGAAATTCTGAATTTCAAACCCGCGTCGGTGGTCACTGAGCAGTTCGACAAGCTCACTGTAACACTTGTCGAAGTGCGGGTTTTATCTATTTCTTGTTTTGGAATTTGGAAATTTGAAATTGACAGCCAGGGCATTTCATCAGTATTTTTGCAAGTTTATGTATAATTTCTCGTGAAAAAACACTGAAAAATCACAAAAAATCCTGAAATCTATATAAATTAATGGTTTCATCTATCCACTTCAGGCTACAACACCTTAGAATGATTCATTGAAAAGTCGAGCCGATGGGATGTACAGCCATTTTTTATGTAAATACTTCCAAAGGACGACTTTTGTAATTCTCTGTTTGGAGAATTAATTAAAGATGCCACAGAGTGCAACAGTAAAGAATCTCAAGTAAACATCAAGGAGTTTGATATGAACAAGGGTGAATTAGTTGATGCTGTGTCTGAAAAGGCTAGTGTTACCAAAAAACAAGCCGATGCTGTGTTAACTGCGGCGTTGGAAACGATTATCGAAGCTGTTTCTTCTGGCGATAAAGTCACGCTAGTCGGATTTGGTTCCTTTGAATCTCGCGAACGCAAGGCTCGTGAAGGTCGTAACCCCAAAACCAATGAAAAGATGGAAATCCCTGCCACCAGGGTTCCTGCTTTCTCTGCTGGTAAGCTTTTTAGAGAAAAGGTTGCACCCCCAAAAGAACCCAAAGAAGTAAAAGAATAGATCACATTTTAGGAGACCTCTTTTTGATGCGGCAACCAGTTCACGGCGGAAATTTAGTTTGGGCAGCAGCACTAGCTGGTTGTCCACCTGAAGCTATTGTGGATTTTTCTGCCAGCATCAGTCCATTGGGGCCACCAAAGAGTGCGATCGCCGCTATTTATTCTCAAGTTGGTAATCTTAGACACTATCCTAACCCAGACTACAGTGACCTAAGACTTGCTCTGGGTCGCTTTCATCAACTACCTTCTGAGTGGATTTTGCCAGGGAATGGTTCAGCAGAATTACTGACTTTAGCAGGTAGAGAGTTAGCAAACTTATCCGCAACAACGTTAATTACTCCAGCCTTTGGCGATTATTACCGCACCCTCACGGCATACAACGCTAAAATTCTGGAGTTTCCCCTTTCTTTAGATGGGGAATGGGGAATGGGAAATGAGATGGAAAAATTTCTTACCCCCTGCCCCCGGCACCCTGCCCCCCTGCCTCTTCCCCCCTGCCCCCGGCACCCTGCCCCCCTGCCTCTTCCTCCATCCGCAAGTTCGGGATTATTGCTGAATAATCCTCATAATCCCACGGGGAGGTTATTCTCACGAGAGGCGATTTTGCCTTATTTGGAGGAATACGCTTTGGTGGTGGTGGATGAGGCGTTTATGGATTTTGTGCCACCTGATGCGGAACAAAGCCTAATTGGGGTGGTACAGGACTATCCAAATTTAGTAGTATTGCGATCGCTCACGAAATTTTACAGTCTGCCGGGACTAAGATTAGGATATGCGATCGCTCACCCTGAGCGTCTTTCTCTATGGCAATCATGGCGCGATCCTTGGCCTGTAAATACCTTAGCCGCAGCCGCAGCAGTTGCAGCCGTCCAAGACCAAGAGTTTCAAGAACTCACCTGGAAATGGCTAACACCGGCACGAAACCAACTTTTTCAAGGTTTAGCCTCAATTCCCGGTTTACAGCCTCTAGAGGGCGCTGCTAACTTCTTACTGGTGAAATCAGAACAATCGGTTTTGCAGTTACAAAAAAAATTACTCCAGCATCACCAAATTTTAATTCGTGATTGCCTGAGTTTTAAAGAATTAGGCGATCGCTTTTTCCGAGTTGCTGTCCGTTCCGAGGCTGATAACCAACGTTTATTAACAGCCTTATCTTCAATAACTGATGAAGGTAGACCGATATCCCACAAATAACGTAGAGACGTTGTAAAAAATCTAGAGACGTAAAACTGCAACGTCTCTACAAAGGTTCAACGAAGATGCATATTGTAATTTGACAAATGACCAATGACCAATGGGATTTCCAAGAAATAAATTATCCATATTGTGGGGTGGGCATCTTGCCCGCCCTGATTAAAGGACGGGTAGGGACACCCATCCCACAAGAAAATTTGTCATGTTTTTTGATTTTTCAGTCCCAATGACAAATGACCAATGACCAATGACCAATGACCAATGACAAATGACAATTGATTATGATTTAGTAATTATTGGTGGTACTCTAGCCGGACGCTATGCAGCCTTAGTTGCAACCCAACTCAAGGCTACAGTTGCTTTGGTGGAATCTCAAGTAAATTATGAGTTTAGTCAACACCAAGCTATGAGCGAAATTGGCAACATCGTCCATAACATGAATGATGTAGCTGGTTTGGGAATTCACAGCACACAAGCGAAGAACTCAGACAAATGTCAAGTATCTGTGACATGGACAGAAGCCAAGCGGTATACTGACGGCGTTGTGTCCAATATTCAAGAACAGAACTCTCCCGCCAATTTAGCCGCCTTGGGTGTCGATGTGATTCTTGGCAGTGGTCAATTTCAATCTTTACCCCATTTAGCCTTTGCGGTAAATCAACGCCTGCTAAGGGGGCGTACCTATTTATTAGCTAGTGGTTCTGTGCGAGGCGTTCCAGACATCGAAGGATTACAAACCACTGGCTACTTAACTTTATCTAATATTTGGCAGTGTCTCAAGCAACCAAGTTTACCCCAAAATTGGGTAATTATTGGCGGTGTTCCCCAAAGTATTGAAGTTGCTCAAACCTTGGCGCGGTTGGGTTGTAGTGTAACTTTAGCAGTTAAATCTGCATCTATTCTGCCCTACGCTGACTCAGAAATCGCCCACCTGCTGCAAGCACAGTTAGAAGTTGATGGTGTGCGTGTTCTCACTCAGAAACCAGTAACTCAAGTAAAATTAATTGAGGATAAAAAGTGGGTTCAGGCGGGAGATAAAGCAATTGAAACTGATGAAATTTTAGTCGCAACTGACCAGGAACCAAATGTTGAGTTTCTCAATTTGGCGGCTGTGGGCGTAAAATGGCGGCAGCGTCGCTTGGTTGTCAATGATAAATTACAAACCACTAACCACCGGATTTATGCCTGTGGTGATGTAATTGGTGGTTATGATTTTCCTAATGTTGCGAATTATGAAGCTAGAATTGCAGTCAAAAATGCCCTGTTTTTTCCGAGATTAAGGGTTAATTATCAGTGCATTCCTTGGGGGCTAAATTCTCATCCCAGGTTGGCGGAAGTGGGTTTGACTGAAGCGCAAGCAAAACGCCAATTTAAATTAGATGAAGTTTTCGTTTTGCGACAATATTATAAATCAGTTACAGCAGCCCAACTGCGGGACGAAACTACAGGTATATGTAAATTAATTGTACTCCGCAATGGGGAAATTTTGGGTGCTTCTATATTAGGGGCGGAAGCTGGAGAGTTAATTAATTTAATTGCTTTGGCGATGTCTCAAAAAATTAGGGTTAAACAGTTAGCAAATTTATCTGCTGTCTATCCCAGTTTTTCAGAAATTATCGAAAATGCAGCTAGGGAGTGGGGTAAGGAAAAGTTAAATAGCAATTTTGGTTTACAAGATTTTCTGGAAGGCTTGTTTCATTTTCGCCGTGACTGGAATTTGTGAAACCTCATGAAACCTCACCCCAGCCCTCTCCTTAGTAAGGAGAGGGAGCCGGAGTAAATCTTGTGGGGAGGGTAAGGACTGCCCGCCCTTGTGTAACTACTTAGATGAGATGTGCTGTATTTGCAAAAGTTTGATACTCCCTACTCCCCATTCCCCACTCCCTACTCCCTACTCCCCACTCCCTACTCCCCTCACTTTTGTCGCTCACTATGGCGCTTGAAGTTCTTTTCTGTAAAGGATACGCTACCAATTCCTTGCAGAATACCACGACCGATTAAACCTAAACCCCGACCCACTATTTTTGTGAGCAGGAAAACAATACTGCTACCTACTACAGATAATAATGATTTTAACCGGGGTGCGATCGCATCTCGAAATTCTAGTGTTAATGTCACTAATAGGGGAATACCAGAAAGCTGGGCTAATTCCTGACTACGCGGAGCATAAAGTGAAGTTTTGGCAATTCCACGCGGTGCTAAGACAAATAACTCATAGCTACTTTCAAACATGGCTTTCGGCTCATTGATATACTTGTTTAAACGGTATTTCCATGACAACTCATTACGAAAGCGTTCTATTTCTCTTGTGGAAATTAATTTGCGGTCATAATAATTTTCTTTAATTTCTTCCACATCTGCTAAAGAGTTGAGCAGTGGTTGCACTACACCATTGGCTACTTGAATTAATAAATTTTCTAAAATTATTAATGCTTGGGATTTCGCTTCCGGGCTACCGGCTGAGTAGCAGGTATTATCAATGTGCAAATCTGTCTGAAATACCAAATAAGAAAATAATTCTACAACTAGGGGAATTTTATTGAAAATCTCTGTTTGGATAACTCGATAATTTTGCAGCAATAAATTAACGACTTCTATGTTCTGATTACTTACTTGTACTCGATAAAATTTACCAAAGAAATCTGTAATTGCTGATTGCCATAAGTCATATAATATGCTGTCTTTTAAACTTTCTAGTTGAGCAATTGTGATTTGAGGGAGACGCAGTTCATCAAGTTGTTGAGCTAGTTTTTGCAGAACTATATACAGTAATTCCCGTTTTTTATCTTCACGAAAGATGTCAATTTCTAAAGCTACATCTGTGACGTTTTGTAAAGAGGATTGTAATTTGGTAACACATAATGAGAATAAATCAGATTGTAGCGATCGCGGACTAAGTAGAGGCGGCGAAGTTGGTTGCTGTTGTAACTCTAATGGCACAATGGCATTACTTAAGGCTGAAATTACAGGCGGTTTCGGAGTCGCAGAAATTGATTCTTGCGGCTGTTCGGACTGTATTTCCTGTGGTGAAACTAATAACCGAGTCAGCAACCAACGAGCTGCTAACAATTCTCGTCGTTGTCCAGCGAAAACGGCTCTATCTATTAATGGTAATCCAGGGGTTTGTAATTGCGCCGTAACTTCGGCTAAAGCCGCCTCAATGTAACCAATTCCTGACAAATACCAATTTTTCCGCACCCTAGCCAGGGGTAGGCTCGGTGATGGGGTCATGGGGTAAGTAGTTGGTTCTACCCTTCGCTGTTCAAGAAACCAATAAGAACCACCATCTGCTACTTTTTCCATAGCAGCGACTAATTGGGAAATCGGAGTACCTTTAGGACAATAACCATTAACGCCAGCAGCTTTAACTGCTAACAATAATCCTGGTTCTTGCACCGAACTCAGGAGCAAAACCGGTAATTGAGGGTATTGAATTTTTAGTTGTTGACAAAGTTGTAAACCGTTCTGCTGACTGGAGATGGAGCGACCATTACCTAATTCTAAAACCACCAAATTCACTTGGTTGGGGTTTTTTTGAGCCAGTTCTGCTAGTATCTGCAAAGCCCTTGTATCTGTTTCTGCTTCCGCTACCACTTGGATATCAGGTAATGCTGACAACGCTACCCGTAGTCCCAGGCGGAATATGGGGTCTTGGTCAATTAACAATAATCTTAGGGGTCTATTGCTCATAGTATCAACAAATACACAAGGCCTGTTTTTTCGCAGTCACAAACAGTTTTGATGCTCAGAATAGTCCCCCCCTATTGTCACTTGTTTTGGTCAGCTGAATACATGGATGACCATTCCCATAGGTGGCATTCATCATTAGATAAACTTAAGTATTAGGCATTGGTTAACAAAACGCAAGAATAAATTAAATTAGAAGTTGCTCAATTAGACATCGACTGAATTCAAATATGCGCCTGACATCACCCTTGTAGAGACTTGTCATGCAACGTCTCTACATTCTTTGTCACCAGATATCTAATAAATGGTTAAAGACTTACGGTTTGTCTGGGGAATTGCGATAACCATAAAAGTTAACACTGTATTCAGTAATCCGCACTCCTGTTTTTTGTTCAACTTGACGGATTAATTCTTCTGGTAGTTCTATGTGAACATCAAGAAGTTGATTAGTATCTATACAGTTGACGTGACTATGGGAATCACTGATATTACCGTATAAACGCCCGTCACAGCGTTCAATACATTCAATGATGCCCTGATTTGATAAGGCATCTAAATTTTGATAGACAGAAGTGTTACCAATTTCTTTACCTTGCTGGCTGAGGCGATCATAAATTTCTCTAGCAGAAAGATGTTCATTGGCTTGCCATAGCAGTTCTAAAATAAAGCGTCGCTGACGGCTGACGCGCATACCTAGCTGTTGACACCGCTCAAGGGCATCTTCTAGGGAACGAATTGGTTTTGGAGATATCGATGGATTTTGCATAGTTAAGTTGGTTAACTATAAGGGGATTTTCCCGTTTCAATGTTTATTGGTTCTTTTGATATGTAAGAATGTTACATTAGTTATTTTGCCCGTACCTGTGTTGCTGCGGAATTTACAGTTTCAGGTGATAATTGTCTGTTGCTGGTTGGCGTTTGCTTGATTACACTTTCATCTTAAACAAACTCATTACAACTTTAACTTAAAATTGTGGCAAATGTCCAACTTTAGGTAGGTGTGATGTCTGCAAAATTAGGCGAATCCAGATAAAGTCAAGAATTAACTGGGTGTAAATGTTCCATTAAACCCACAAAAGCTGGTAGTGTGTATTCTCGATCCTACTGTTGAGCATAAAGTAAAGTGGCTGCGGAATCGATGACAATCACGATCACACTCGATACTGACTACGTTAACAATTTAGATATTTCACCAGCCTTGACGGTGATTTCGCCACTGCTGGAAGAAGGAGCGATCGCATCTCACGAACAGCAACTGAGTTTTGAGATAAAATACGCTTTAGAACCTGGAGATCCCCGCGAATTTTCCGAAATTCCAGAGTTAAGGCTGTGGTTTGTGCGTTTGGATGCCAAGTATCCCTGGTTACCATTTTTACTAGATTGGAAATCTGGAGAATTTGCTCGTTATACAGCCATGCTTGTACCACACCAATTCAGCGCTAAAGAAGGTATTCAATATAACCCTGAAGCTTTAGAAATATTTCTCATGCACAAAATTTTTATCTTAGGTGATTGGCTCAAGCAACAAGGTATCCCCAGCCAATCGCGCTTAAAGTCTATGGCGCAAATGCTCGGTTATGACTTAGATGATGCCTTTTTTGAGATTTTTTCTTAAGAACCTCACCCCCAACCCCTCTCCTTAACAAGGAGAGGGGAGACTTTGATGCAAGTTAAAAACCTGTTTTTGTATCAATGCTGTAGCCAAATTACGAGGGTTCAATGGCTGTAGAAGCATTGTGAATAGGACCAACAGAGGTAAGCTTGGCAAAAATCTGGCCGTTGAAAATAGGCTAAGGCTGTTGCGGAAGCATTTTTAACATTTCCCGAACATATCGAAAACCCCGACAGTAAGCCTGAAGATCAACAATGCCAGAACCGGGATTGTTTTCACGCAAAAGCGGCATCCTCCATCCCGTAGCGAGTATTTTTGCCCGTGCGTTTGTCCGGTAGCGACGACAAACGCTGGCGAAACGAACCGACGATGGTGTCGAACAAACCCCGTTCTTGCAACCGCTCTAGCTGTCTTGGATCTCTCAGATGTCATTACAATACCGAGATTCCCAGTGCTTGAACAGCTTCTTGCCAAAATGAGAATTGCTGGGGTTTTGAGTTCAGAACTTGTGCGCGTGCAGTACCTCCATCACGTCACAGAGATAGGCGATGCCGGAATAATCGTCGAAAAACTGCGCTGCGACCTCATCTGAGATCTTCACGGCCATATCCCGATTGGGGGTAAGCACCTCGAACTTTATATTCGAGTAGGTGTCGGAAACGGTGGTTTGTCCCGACGAGCGCACGTTGCGACTGCCTTTACCGCCAGCGTCCACCACTGTATAACCGGTAGCCCCGGCTTCGTCGATGATCTTGGCGATCTGTTTTAGCAGCAACTTTTCCGTGACGATGACGAGCTTGCTGGCTTGCTGGGTCATGTATGTTACCTCTTGATGCGTTTTGTTGTGACAATTCAAGACAAGACTTTATGGTTTTGTTTTGAAATATATATTTAATCTTATGTCAAAGATCGACGAATCCACTAGCCTCTGTTGAGAAAGATTGACTCAGATTAACGGAAGTATTATATAAAAAACGCTTATCTTTTTGACGCTATGACCACCATTTAAGATCAGATTTTAGGGGAAATTAGGAACGAGTAATCTGCCGTTTACAGTACCGTCCACTGGTAGAGTAATCAAACTTCGATTCACCATCCAACAGAGGAGCAGCTTGGGAAGTGCAGTCATAGAAAGCCTTTCTTGATAACAACAATGTATAGAGAAAATTCTATGATCGCAATTTACATTGACCAGAAATATACAAGTTTTCTGAGACTAAAAGAAAAACTTATGAGTTGAATTTGAAATTACTTAGTAGATCCATGTATAGCGATCGCAAATTTGTGTAATTTTTAAGATAAACTCAAGCACATACCCGCCGTCCTGACCCCTAATATCTGATCAAAGAGGAATTACAACATGGATTTTTTATCCGATTTCTTGACGCTCTTCCTGGCGAAGTTGCAGTCCCCGACACTCGGCTTTCTGATTGGCGGTATGGTTGTTGCCGCCGTCAATAGCCGATTGCAAATTCCAGATGCGATCTATAAGTTCATCGTCTTCATGCTGCTCATCAAAGTCGGACTGAGCGGCGGCATTGCGATCCGCAATGCCGATCTAGCAAAGATGCTGTTGCCCGCCGTGTTCGCCGTGGTAGTGGGGATTCTGATCGTGTTCATCGGGCGCTACACGTTGGCCAAGCTGCCGAAAGTCAAAACTGTGGATGCCATTGCAACTGCGGGCTTGTTCGGTGCCGTGAGTGGTTCTACCCTCGCCGCCGCCCTGACGATACTGGAAACCGAAGGCATCGAATACGAGGCCTGGGCTGCCGCACTTTATCCCTTCATGGACATCCCAGCTCTGGTAACTGCGATCGTCTTGGCCAGCATTTATACGAGCAAGCAGCGCGATACCGCAGACGAGTATCTCAGCAAGCAGGAGTATTCCAGCAAGCAGGCTATTATCGCACGCGGGTATCCCAGCAAGCAGCACGAGCGGGTCAAAATATGGCCTATCGTGAAGGAAAGCCTCCAGGGATCTGCCCTATCGGCACTGTTACTCGGCCTCGCTCTAGGACTGCTAACCCGGCCGGAAAGTGTCTATGAGAGCTTCTTCAATCCCCTCTTCCGCGGCCTGCTTTCGATCCTGATGCTGGTAATGGGCATGGAGGCCACCGCAAGGATCAGCGAGCTGCGCCGGGTCGGCCAGTGGTATGCCCTATATGCCTTTGTAGCGCCTCTACTGCATGGGTTCATCGCCTTCGGTTTCGGCATGATCGCCCACTACACCACGGGATTCAGCCTTGGCGGCGTTGTGATCCTGGCCGTCATCGCCGCCTCCAGTTCAGACATCTCAGGGCCACCCACTTTACGAGCCGGTATCCCGTCGGCTAATCCCTCCGCCTACATCGGCGCGTCCACAGCCGTCGGCACGCCAGTTGCGCTTGCCTTGGGAATACCGCTCTACATCGGACTCGCCCAGGCGCTGATGGGCGGCTGATCCCGGTGCGGTCGCGGCAAATCGCTATTAATGCTTTACAGCGTTGTTGATGACCGCAGTGGCGTAGCCTATCAGGAATACCATGAAGTCTATGGAGAAGATGTCCGAGCCACCTTAAAGTTTTTGTCCAGGGATTATCATAATTAATCATTAATCTACAGAACTGTTGAATGTAGTGATTTTGGTGAAAACCAATCTCAAAACTAATGCTCCCAGTCACGTAATTTTGTTTTCTAGTGACCTAACTTTATCTGATGATAAAATAATCGACTACTATAAACTGCGCTTCCAAATCGAATTTAATTTCCGGGATGCCAAACAATTTTGGGGATTGGAAGATTTTATGAATAGAGGTCAAACTGCGGTAACTAATGCTGCCAATCTTTCTTTTTTCATCGTCAATTTATCCCATGATCTTTTAGCTCAGTTTCGTGAAAACAATCCCGGTTCTGGCATTGTTGATCTTCAGGCTTACTGTCGGGGTTTTCGATATGTTCGGGAAATGTTAAAAATGCTTCCGCAACAGCCTGAGCCTATTTTCAACGCCCAGATTTTTGCCAAGCTTACCTCTGTTGGTCGTATTCACAATGCTTCTACAGCCGTTGAACCCTCGTAATTTGGCTACAGTATTGTTTGAAGAAGCCATTATTTTAGCTTTTCTGGGTTTTATTCCCGGATTTGTTGTACCTTTGGGACTTTATCGCTTGGCTCGCAATGCCACAAATTTACCGATATACATGACTTTATTCAGGGCAGTCTTTGTGTTATTGCCAGGACTTACGCAAAATTATGAAAAAACGAACCACGAAGGACACAAAGGACACGAAGTTAAGAGGGTTTCAGAGAGTTCTTGCGTAAGTCCTAATTGCTAACAATAATTATGTGTACTATTTCGGGAATTATCGCCACTCAGAGATTACAATCTGCTGACCCTGCGGATATGTTTTAGGGAGTGGGGGGAAGAGGCAGGGGGGCAGGGAGCAGGGAGCAGGGGGGAGAAGACGGTAATTTCCTAATGACTAATGACTATTCCTATGATGGTTATCTCTATTGAAAATCTGGATCATTACTTTGGTAGTGGTCAACTCAGTAAGCAGGTTTTATTCAATATCAATCTCACAATTAATGCCGGTGAGATTGTGATTATGACAGGGCCTTCTGGTTCTGGGAAAACGACACTGCTAACTTTAGTGGGAGGGTTGCGTTCTGTCCAATCTGGTAGTATGCGAGTTTTAGACAGAGAACTATGTGGTGCTAGTTCTAAACAATTAACACAGGCGCGGCGAAGTAATGGTTATATATTTCAAGCTCATAATTTGCATGGTAGTTTAACAGCACTGCAAAATGTGCGGATGGGTTTGGAAGTGCAACCGCAAATTTCGCCCCAGGAAATGCTCCAGCAATCACAAGAAATGCTTACAGCAGTGGGTTTGGGAGAAAGATTGAATTACTATCCGGATAATTTGTCTGGTGGACAAAAACAACGGGTAGCGAACTGACAAGTCAGCGCTTGCGCTATCGCGCGTGCGTTGGTAAGTCAGCCTAAAATTGTTTTAGCCGATGAACCCACTGCTGCACTGGATAAACAATCGGGGCGCGATGTGGTGGAAATTATGCAAAAATTAGCCAAAGAGCAAGGCTGTACAATTTTGCTCGTCACCCACGATAACCGCATTTTAGATATCGCTGACCGGATTATCTACATGGAAGATGGTCATCTAGTTAGAAATGATGTAAGTAGTTTAAATAGTGCTTAATGCGGAGTGGAAGGTTTTTCTCAGGGACTTCTAATAAATAAATTATCCAAATAAACGAACCACTCCAGGCACAGAGGACACAGAGTTAAGAGGATTTGAGTGGTTACTGAGCTTGTCGAAGTGAGGTTTTTTTCGTTAAGTGGTTGAGTGTTTTTTTATTTGGAAGTCCCTAAGCACTGTGGATGTTATTTTTACTCAGCACTCAGCACTGGTTCACCCAGCCCAAATTTTATCCAAAACGGTTTGGGGTGAAATATCCGCCATTTGACCTGTCGGTGATTTAATCGCCAGAAATTTATCACTTTTTGGCAACAACTTTGCTGGATCTGTAGGGCCAAATAGAGCAATAGTATAAGTTTGCACTGCCACACTGAGGTGAAGTAGTGGATCATCGGTTGATAACATCAAACTTGCGCCGCCAATCATGGCCGCTATCTTGCCAATATTAGTAGGATAAGTCACTTTGATACCGGGAGTCCTTTCTAGGAGCGATCGCCTAATTGGGTCATTTTCAGATCCTTGAATCACCACCACAGGTAAATCTGGCTGCTTTTGCTGACATTCTTGAATAATTTGCTGCCAATTTTCCACGGGGTAGAGTTTATCCACATCTGTTGGAGTTACCTGACTAGAACCAGCATGAATCAATATGTAGCCTGTTTCATTTACCCCCAAGCGTTTTTGTTCATTTTGTGACCACTCAATATCTGGCTTCAGTATATTCACTGCTAATTCTCGGCAAGGGGTTTTAATCCCAAACGGTTGCAGCAAATCGTGGTAAACTGCCGCCACATACTTGTTTGCTTGGAATGGTACAGAATCAGTGAGAAAACCTGCGCCTTTGCCTTGGTAGCCAACGCGGGTAGGAATTCCCGTTAACCAGAGTAAAAGACCCATTAACCAGCTTTGTCCCACAGTGATGACGGCATCATACTCGCGATCGCGAATCGTGCCAACTAGATTGCTCCAATCCGCCAAACTGTTGCGGTCGTTATAATCGAAGCTCAGAACATCATTAACTGACTTGCTCACCCGGTAGGCAGCCTTTGACCGGGGTTCCACAACGACATCTAACTGAGCGTTAGGGTAATTACGCTTTAAATCATCTAGTGTTGGGAAGAAAAGAATTTGGTCGCCAATTCCACCAGGAACAAGGGCTACTACTCGCATAATATTTATTGACGCGTACTCGCTCCTTATTTTAGGTGAATATAGTCATTAGTCATTAGTCAAACAATTTGAGATTTGGGATTTGGGATTTTAGATTGACTCCCTATTTAACTAAAGTAAAGAAAATTCCGGCTCCCTCTCCTTACTTAAGGAGAGGGTTGGGGTGAGGTTCTATATTATTAGTCATTAATGTCTTGAGGTTTTCTGTGTATTTACTCATTCCATCGGCGGGTATCGGCAAAAGAATGGGAGGAACCCGTAATAAACTCCTCCTGGAAGTGCGATCGCAAGCAATCATTGCTTGGACTCTCAAAGCGGCGGCAGCAGCCAGTACAATCAAGTGGATCGG
The window above is part of the Nodularia spumigena CCY9414 genome. Proteins encoded here:
- a CDS encoding HU family DNA-binding protein, with protein sequence MNKGELVDAVSEKASVTKKQADAVLTAALETIIEAVSSGDKVTLVGFGSFESRERKAREGRNPKTNEKMEIPATRVPAFSAGKLFREKVAPPKEPKEVKE
- the cobD gene encoding threonine-phosphate decarboxylase CobD — translated: MRQPVHGGNLVWAAALAGCPPEAIVDFSASISPLGPPKSAIAAIYSQVGNLRHYPNPDYSDLRLALGRFHQLPSEWILPGNGSAELLTLAGRELANLSATTLITPAFGDYYRTLTAYNAKILEFPLSLDGEWGMGNEMEKFLTPCPRHPAPLPLPPCPRHPAPLPLPPSASSGLLLNNPHNPTGRLFSREAILPYLEEYALVVVDEAFMDFVPPDAEQSLIGVVQDYPNLVVLRSLTKFYSLPGLRLGYAIAHPERLSLWQSWRDPWPVNTLAAAAAVAAVQDQEFQELTWKWLTPARNQLFQGLASIPGLQPLEGAANFLLVKSEQSVLQLQKKLLQHHQILIRDCLSFKELGDRFFRVAVRSEADNQRLLTALSSITDEGRPISHK
- a CDS encoding dihydrolipoyl dehydrogenase family protein; this translates as MTIDYDLVIIGGTLAGRYAALVATQLKATVALVESQVNYEFSQHQAMSEIGNIVHNMNDVAGLGIHSTQAKNSDKCQVSVTWTEAKRYTDGVVSNIQEQNSPANLAALGVDVILGSGQFQSLPHLAFAVNQRLLRGRTYLLASGSVRGVPDIEGLQTTGYLTLSNIWQCLKQPSLPQNWVIIGGVPQSIEVAQTLARLGCSVTLAVKSASILPYADSEIAHLLQAQLEVDGVRVLTQKPVTQVKLIEDKKWVQAGDKAIETDEILVATDQEPNVEFLNLAAVGVKWRQRRLVVNDKLQTTNHRIYACGDVIGGYDFPNVANYEARIAVKNALFFPRLRVNYQCIPWGLNSHPRLAEVGLTEAQAKRQFKLDEVFVLRQYYKSVTAAQLRDETTGICKLIVLRNGEILGASILGAEAGELINLIALAMSQKIRVKQLANLSAVYPSFSEIIENAAREWGKEKLNSNFGLQDFLEGLFHFRRDWNL
- a CDS encoding DUF3685 domain-containing protein, with the translated sequence MSNRPLRLLLIDQDPIFRLGLRVALSALPDIQVVAEAETDTRALQILAELAQKNPNQVNLVVLELGNGRSISSQQNGLQLCQQLKIQYPQLPVLLLSSVQEPGLLLAVKAAGVNGYCPKGTPISQLVAAMEKVADGGSYWFLEQRRVEPTTYPMTPSPSLPLARVRKNWYLSGIGYIEAALAEVTAQLQTPGLPLIDRAVFAGQRRELLAARWLLTRLLVSPQEIQSEQPQESISATPKPPVISALSNAIVPLELQQQPTSPPLLSPRSLQSDLFSLCVTKLQSSLQNVTDVALEIDIFREDKKRELLYIVLQKLAQQLDELRLPQITIAQLESLKDSILYDLWQSAITDFFGKFYRVQVSNQNIEVVNLLLQNYRVIQTEIFNKIPLVVELFSYLVFQTDLHIDNTCYSAGSPEAKSQALIILENLLIQVANGVVQPLLNSLADVEEIKENYYDRKLISTREIERFRNELSWKYRLNKYINEPKAMFESSYELFVLAPRGIAKTSLYAPRSQELAQLSGIPLLVTLTLEFRDAIAPRLKSLLSVVGSSIVFLLTKIVGRGLGLIGRGILQGIGSVSFTEKNFKRHSERQK
- a CDS encoding Fur family transcriptional regulator, translated to MQNPSISPKPIRSLEDALERCQQLGMRVSRQRRFILELLWQANEHLSAREIYDRLSQQGKEIGNTSVYQNLDALSNQGIIECIERCDGRLYGNISDSHSHVNCIDTNQLLDVHIELPEELIRQVEQKTGVRITEYSVNFYGYRNSPDKP
- a CDS encoding CRR6 family NdhI maturation factor, with protein sequence MTITITLDTDYVNNLDISPALTVISPLLEEGAIASHEQQLSFEIKYALEPGDPREFSEIPELRLWFVRLDAKYPWLPFLLDWKSGEFARYTAMLVPHQFSAKEGIQYNPEALEIFLMHKIFILGDWLKQQGIPSQSRLKSMAQMLGYDLDDAFFEIFS
- a CDS encoding P-II family nitrogen regulator — encoded protein: MTQQASKLVIVTEKLLLKQIAKIIDEAGATGYTVVDAGGKGSRNVRSSGQTTVSDTYSNIKFEVLTPNRDMAVKISDEVAAQFFDDYSGIAYLCDVMEVLHAHKF
- a CDS encoding sodium-dependent bicarbonate transport family permease; translation: MDFLSDFLTLFLAKLQSPTLGFLIGGMVVAAVNSRLQIPDAIYKFIVFMLLIKVGLSGGIAIRNADLAKMLLPAVFAVVVGILIVFIGRYTLAKLPKVKTVDAIATAGLFGAVSGSTLAAALTILETEGIEYEAWAAALYPFMDIPALVTAIVLASIYTSKQRDTADEYLSKQEYSSKQAIIARGYPSKQHERVKIWPIVKESLQGSALSALLLGLALGLLTRPESVYESFFNPLFRGLLSILMLVMGMEATARISELRRVGQWYALYAFVAPLLHGFIAFGFGMIAHYTTGFSLGGVVILAVIAASSSDISGPPTLRAGIPSANPSAYIGASTAVGTPVALALGIPLYIGLAQALMGG